A genomic stretch from Solanum stenotomum isolate F172 chromosome 8, ASM1918654v1, whole genome shotgun sequence includes:
- the LOC125874674 gene encoding G-type lectin S-receptor-like serine/threonine-protein kinase At5g24080 isoform X2, giving the protein MELLLLASLQQWALMINISWQFGLHKYQETEHLFGLLICNITFWPFCVNPLNRNSPVSKDAILEFGTTGNLLLMDGDTTVWASNTSEAGVELAVMSENGNFILYSTNLSTIAWQSFSHPSDTLLPGQSLTVSLELTSSKSPSHGGYYTLKMLQQPTSLSLALTYNVPNYYDSSPEFYSNFSYWSGPDISNVTGDVTAVLDKAGSFGIVYGSSSDGAVYVYKNDGDYGGLSSAVNQTNSNVPSILRRLTLEVNGNLRLYRWDNDVNGSRQWVPEWAAVSNPCDISGVCGNGICNLDRSKTNASCTCLPGTSTEGNDVSCSGNPPVTGKCGPQHENLMSQFKISTVQKTNYYFSESSVIGNYSDKGTLSKCGDACLSNCDCVASVYGLSEEKAYCWLLGSLEFGGFEDPVSTLFVKVEANASVSEKPGNSSDESKSRHDKVLVLPIVLSMTVLILLLCCLLYINIHRRRSMRRALEGSLLLSGAPISFSYRDLQCWTNNFSELLGTGGFGSVYKGSLKDATLIAVKKLDKVSPHGEKEFITEVKTIGSMHHLNLVRLCGYCSEGTQRLLVYEYMKNGSLDKWIFHSFSTRNRLLDWASRFRIAVGTAQGIAYFHEQCRNRIIHCDIKPENILLDENFCPKVSDFGLAKLMGREHSHVVTMIRGTRGYLAPEWVSNRPITVKADVYSYGMLLLEIIGGRRNLDMTCDADDFFYPGWAYKEMTSGTPVKVVDRRLRGAVEEKEVTRALMVAFWCIQDEVSNRPSMGEVVKMLEGSVDMNMPPMPQTVLELIEEGLDQVYKAMKRELNQYSSFSIATHPSSNATCSHSSMSPR; this is encoded by the exons ATCTCTTGTTGATGGATGGAGACACCACAGTGTGGGCATCAAACACCTCGGAAGCAGGCGTTGAGTTGGCTGTCATGTCTGAAAATGGCAACTTCATTCTCTACAGCACCAATCTAAGTACTATTGCATGGCAAAGCTTTTCACATCCATCTGATACTCTCTTGCCTGGTCAATCCTTAACAGTGTCACTAGAATTAACATCATCAAAATCACCTTCCCATGGTGGTTACTACACTTTAAAAATGTTGCAGCAGCCTACTTCACTAAGCCTTGCATTGACCTATAATGTCCCCAACTACTACGATTCATCGCCTGAATTTTACAGCAATTTTTCTTATTGGTCAGGACCTGACATATCAAATGTGACTGGAGATGTTACTGCAGTATTGGATAAAGCAGGAAGCTTTGGTATAGTTTATGGCTCATCTTCAGATGGAGCAgtttatgtatataaaaatgatGGAGATTATGGAGGACTATCATCGGCTGTAAATCAAACGAATTCCAATGTTCCATCTATTCTACGTCGATTAACCCTTGAGGTCAATGGGAATTTACGTTTGTATCGATGGGATAATGATGTGAATGGATCAAGGCAATGGGTTCCCGAGTGGGCAGCTGTGTCTAATCCATGTGATATTTCTGGAGTTTGTGGCAATGGGATATGTAATTTAGACAGAAGCAAAACAAATGCTTCTTGCACATGTTTGCCAGGGACTTCTACGGAGGGAAATGATGTTTCATGTTCGGGAAATCCTCCAGTGACAGGGAAATGTGGACCTCAGCATGAAAACTTGATGTCCCAGTTCAAAATTTCTACGGTTCAgaaaacaaattattatttctcaGAATCATCTGTTATAGGAAATTATAGCGATAAAGGGACACTGTCCAAATGTGGTGATGCTTGCTTATCAAACTGTGATTGTGTTGCTTCTGTTTATGGACTTAGTGAGGAAAAGGCTTATTGTTGGTTACTCGGGAGCTTGGAATTTGGTGGATTTGAGGATCCTGTTTCGACCTTATTTGTGAAGGTTGAGGCCAATGCCTCAGTATCTGAAAAACCTGGGAATTCATCAGATGAGTCGAAGAGTAGGCACGATAAGGTTTTGGTACTTCCTATAGTCCTGAGTATGACTGTTCTCATTTTGCTTCTCTGTTGTTTATTGTATATCAATATCCATAGGAGAAGATCTATGAGAAGGGCACTTGAGGGCTCTTTGCTGTTATCTGGAGCTCCAATTAGCTTCAGCTACCGCGACCTGCAATGTTGGACTAACAATTTTTCCGAGTTACTTGGAACAG GTGGATTTGGAAGTGTGTATAAAGGAAGTTTAAAGGATGCAACATTGATTGCAGTAAAGAAACTTGATAAAGTTTCACCTCATGGGGAGAAGGAATTTATAACAGAGGTCAAAACCATTGGCTCTATGCATCATCTGAACTTGGTTCGTCTATGCGGTTACTGTTCTGAGGGAACGCAACG GCTACTAGTGTATGAGTACATGAAAAATGGCTCATTAGACAAGTGGATATTTCATTCATTTAGTACAAGAAATAGACTACTGGATTGGGCGTCACGTTTTCGCATAGCAGTTGGCACTGCACAAGGGATAGCCTATTTTCATGAGCAATGTAGGAACAGAATTATACATTGTGACATCAAGCCAGAAAACATACTTCTGGATGAGAATTTCTGCCCTAAAGTATCTGATTTTGGACTAGCTAAGTTAATGGGAAGAGAGCACTCTCATGTTGTCACAATGATCCGAGGAACGAGAGGTTATTTAGCTCCCGAGTGGGTCAGCAATCGACCTATCACTGTAAAAGCTGATGTTTACAGCTATGGCATGCTTCTTCTAGAGATCATTGGTGGTCGGAGAAATCTTGATATGACTTGTGATGCAGATGACTTCTTTTATCCTGGATGGGCTTACAAG GAGATGACTAGTGGAACACCCGTAAAAGTTGTAGATAGGCGACTTAGAGGAGCAGTAGAGGAAAAAGAGGTAACGAGAGCACTGATGGTCGCCTTCTGGTGTATTCAGGATGAAGTGTCAAACAGGCCTTCCATGGGAGAAGTGGTGAAGATGTTGGAAGGATCAGTTGACATGAATATGCCACCAATGCCACAGACAGTTTTGGAGTTAATAGAGGAAGGCTTAGATCAAGTATACAAGGCAATGAAGAGGGAACTCAATCAGTACAGTTCTTTCTCCATTGCTACTCATCCATCATCTAATGCTACATGCAGTCACTCCAGTATGTCACCTAGATAG